One window of the Shimwellia blattae DSM 4481 = NBRC 105725 genome contains the following:
- the ldtA gene encoding L,D-transpeptidase, with the protein MRRIPMCALFIALLAWQSAQAVSYPLPPYGSRLVGQNQTVTVAPGNRLPLEAFAAQYGQGLSNMLEANPGVDVWLPRPGTQMIVPQQLILPDTVREGIVVNVAEMRLYYYPPGGSSVEVFPIGIGQAGRETPRNWVTSVQRKQEGPTWTPTANTRREYAKEGKVLPAFVPAGPDNPMGQYAIYIGRLYAIHGTNANFGIGLRVSQGCIRLRDADIKYLFDNVAPGTRVQLIDQPVKYTTEPDGSRWIEVHEPLSRNRAEFDSGRKVPLPVTAEMRTFMDDPAVSYSKAQGALERRSGMPVNLGH; encoded by the coding sequence ATGCGCCGTATACCGATGTGTGCTCTGTTTATTGCTCTGCTGGCCTGGCAAAGCGCGCAGGCCGTGAGTTATCCGCTCCCTCCGTACGGCAGCCGTCTGGTGGGGCAAAACCAGACGGTTACCGTAGCGCCGGGCAACCGCCTGCCTCTGGAGGCGTTTGCCGCGCAGTACGGCCAGGGGCTGAGTAATATGCTGGAGGCGAACCCCGGGGTCGATGTCTGGTTACCGCGCCCGGGAACGCAAATGATCGTGCCGCAGCAGCTGATCCTGCCGGACACGGTGCGTGAAGGGATTGTGGTGAACGTGGCGGAAATGCGGCTCTATTACTATCCACCCGGGGGCAGCAGTGTGGAAGTGTTCCCGATAGGTATCGGCCAGGCCGGGCGCGAGACCCCGCGCAACTGGGTGACCTCGGTGCAGCGTAAGCAGGAGGGCCCCACCTGGACCCCCACCGCCAATACCCGGCGGGAATATGCCAAAGAGGGCAAAGTGCTGCCGGCTTTTGTTCCTGCCGGGCCGGATAACCCTATGGGGCAGTACGCTATCTATATTGGCCGGCTGTATGCCATTCACGGTACTAACGCGAACTTTGGTATCGGGCTGCGGGTCAGCCAGGGGTGCATTCGCCTGCGGGATGCGGACATTAAATACCTGTTCGACAATGTGGCGCCCGGCACCCGGGTACAGCTGATTGATCAGCCGGTGAAATACACCACCGAGCCGGACGGTAGCCGCTGGATAGAAGTGCACGAGCCGTTATCGCGCAACCGGGCAGAGTTTGACTCCGGGCGTAAAGTGCCGCTGCCTGTCACCGCAGAGATGCGCACGTTTATGGATGATCCGGCGGTCAGTTACAGTAAAGCCCAGGGGGCGCTGGAGCGCCGCTCCGGGATGCCGGTTAATCTGGGCCACTGA
- a CDS encoding APC family permease gives MSRSSASQSHGSVDQDAEQLRALGYSSNFNRSMSLWENFSLGFTYLSPVVGVYTLFGLCLAAGGPPMFWSYLLIGCGQLLVCLVFGEIVSQYPISGGVYPWARRLVGKRWAWMVGWVYAWALCATIAGVAVGAGPYLSAMLGFAASSDASIYIALVLILLSTCLNLVGTKLLARVAMFGFLCELIGAILVGGYLLMFERHQPLSVLFDTFGLNSHGSYLPAFLAASLAGLFQYYGFEACGDVAEETPNPGRRIPKAMRMTIYIGGAAAMFACLALILSVPDIQKVLAGEDTDPVSTILANAFGPVGSKLVMAVVMVSFISCVLSLQAAASRLLFAYARDEMIVGSGLLRRLSTNQVPSIALLVSGVIPAAIVCLGLFMADAVATIVGFAAIGIYIAFQLIVIAALIARVRGWRPTGQFTLGGWGLLVNLGALVYGIGAIINMVWPRTPDAAWYINYSMILTTVVVMGAGFVYMLLAKPYDKGTAPYGDAWKQAAPRPQSTPGAMELAE, from the coding sequence ATGAGTCGATCGTCTGCATCGCAATCACACGGTTCTGTGGATCAGGATGCCGAACAGCTGCGCGCCCTCGGCTACAGTTCCAACTTCAACCGCTCCATGAGCCTGTGGGAGAACTTCTCCCTCGGTTTTACCTATCTCTCGCCGGTGGTGGGGGTATATACCCTGTTTGGCCTGTGCCTGGCCGCCGGTGGGCCGCCGATGTTCTGGTCCTACTTGCTGATAGGCTGCGGCCAGCTGCTGGTGTGTCTGGTCTTTGGCGAGATAGTCTCCCAGTATCCGATCTCCGGCGGGGTCTACCCCTGGGCGCGCCGCCTGGTGGGTAAACGCTGGGCGTGGATGGTGGGCTGGGTATATGCCTGGGCGCTGTGCGCCACTATCGCCGGTGTCGCGGTGGGGGCGGGCCCGTACCTCTCCGCCATGCTGGGGTTTGCCGCCAGCTCTGACGCCAGCATCTATATCGCCCTGGTCCTGATCCTGCTCTCCACCTGCCTGAATCTGGTGGGCACAAAACTGCTGGCCCGGGTTGCCATGTTCGGCTTTCTCTGTGAGCTGATTGGCGCCATTCTGGTGGGCGGCTATTTGCTGATGTTCGAGCGCCACCAGCCGCTCAGCGTGCTGTTTGATACCTTCGGGCTGAACAGTCACGGCTCATACCTCCCGGCCTTCCTTGCTGCTTCTCTGGCGGGGCTGTTCCAGTATTACGGCTTTGAAGCCTGCGGCGATGTGGCCGAAGAGACCCCGAACCCCGGGCGTCGCATCCCTAAAGCGATGCGGATGACGATTTATATCGGCGGCGCGGCGGCGATGTTCGCCTGCCTGGCGCTGATCCTCTCGGTGCCGGATATCCAGAAAGTGCTGGCCGGGGAAGATACCGATCCGGTGTCGACCATTCTGGCGAACGCCTTCGGGCCGGTGGGCTCCAAACTGGTCATGGCGGTGGTGATGGTGTCGTTTATCTCCTGCGTGCTCAGCCTGCAGGCGGCGGCCAGTCGCCTGCTGTTTGCCTACGCCCGGGATGAGATGATTGTCGGCAGCGGGCTGCTGCGCCGCCTTTCCACCAACCAGGTGCCCTCCATTGCGCTGCTGGTCAGTGGCGTGATCCCGGCGGCGATTGTCTGCCTGGGGCTGTTTATGGCCGATGCGGTCGCCACCATTGTGGGTTTTGCGGCCATCGGGATCTATATCGCGTTCCAGCTGATCGTGATTGCAGCACTCATTGCCCGGGTGCGGGGCTGGCGCCCCACCGGCCAGTTCACCCTTGGTGGCTGGGGGCTGCTGGTGAACCTGGGTGCGCTGGTTTACGGTATCGGGGCGATAATCAACATGGTGTGGCCGCGGACACCGGACGCCGCCTGGTATATTAACTACTCCATGATCCTGACAACCGTCGTGGTGATGGGCGCGGGCTTTGTCTACATGCTGCTGGCCAAACCCTATGACAAAGGCACCGCCCCTTACGGGGATGCCTGGAAGCAGGCGGCCCCCCGCCCCCAAAGCACACCCGGGGCGATGGAGCTTGCCGAATAA
- a CDS encoding MFS transporter, with protein sequence MKSRERKITIPVGIGYGLTDIMGGGAFTVIGAWLLFYYTTFVGLSPMQAASIVAIARIVDAVISLFMGSFTDHFYKNALGRRFGRRRFFLLIGAPLMLVYALLWLNGMNYWFYLAVYLAFEVIAAMVLIPWETLPSEMTKDFNGRTKLSTCRMFLSATGTFLATFIPGILISQLGENNADAYLINGIVFSIVFMVCVFISWKVTWERELTPEMLAELEKQQAEPRTAGQRLAALGALFREYFSTLKVRAFRKHLAIYLFSFTAKDIYNTVFVFFCVYCLHVSSAFAGSLLSMSIIGIPVTLLAGFAIIKIGPSRLYVLAYSLMILCLGGFLVMYLFPAEEKALLLIILAVVYQVGRSTLEFTPWTVFPFIPDIDEMITHQRREGLFAAVMTFSRKTTVAIATFVVGFVLQSGGFIKGSLEQPPEAVHTIAMTLFIGTTGLLLLALWQALTFRLNKKTHGLFVEEMERMKQNGKPGDVTPEVRHIVEDLTGVSYDTLWPETTPEAKPATGHYSSATS encoded by the coding sequence ATGAAATCCAGAGAAAGAAAAATCACCATCCCGGTCGGGATCGGGTACGGATTAACAGATATTATGGGCGGCGGCGCATTTACTGTGATCGGCGCCTGGTTATTATTCTATTACACCACGTTTGTCGGCCTCTCCCCGATGCAGGCCGCCTCTATCGTGGCGATCGCAAGGATTGTGGATGCGGTCATCAGCCTGTTTATGGGCAGCTTTACCGATCACTTCTACAAAAATGCGCTTGGTCGCCGCTTCGGCCGCCGCCGTTTCTTCCTGCTGATCGGCGCGCCACTCATGCTGGTTTATGCCCTGTTGTGGCTTAACGGCATGAATTACTGGTTCTATCTTGCCGTGTATCTCGCCTTCGAGGTGATTGCCGCCATGGTGCTGATCCCCTGGGAAACGCTGCCCTCCGAGATGACCAAGGATTTTAACGGCCGGACCAAGCTCTCCACCTGCCGGATGTTCCTCTCTGCGACCGGGACCTTCCTCGCCACGTTTATTCCCGGCATTCTGATTAGCCAGCTCGGGGAGAACAATGCCGATGCCTACCTGATCAACGGTATTGTCTTCTCGATTGTCTTTATGGTGTGCGTGTTTATCTCCTGGAAAGTGACCTGGGAGCGGGAGCTGACCCCGGAAATGCTTGCCGAGCTGGAAAAACAGCAAGCAGAGCCGCGCACTGCGGGCCAGCGTCTGGCGGCACTGGGTGCATTGTTCCGCGAGTATTTCTCCACCCTGAAGGTGCGCGCCTTCCGTAAGCATCTGGCAATTTATCTGTTCTCCTTTACGGCGAAAGATATCTACAACACTGTTTTTGTCTTCTTCTGTGTTTACTGCCTGCATGTGTCATCGGCATTTGCCGGTAGCCTGCTCTCCATGAGTATTATCGGTATTCCGGTCACGCTGCTTGCGGGTTTCGCCATCATTAAAATTGGCCCGTCACGCCTGTATGTCCTCGCCTACAGCCTGATGATCCTGTGCCTGGGCGGCTTCCTGGTGATGTACCTCTTCCCTGCCGAGGAAAAAGCGCTGCTGCTGATAATCCTGGCCGTGGTGTACCAGGTGGGCCGTTCTACCCTGGAATTCACCCCCTGGACGGTGTTCCCGTTTATCCCGGATATTGACGAGATGATCACCCACCAGCGTCGCGAAGGGTTGTTCGCTGCGGTGATGACCTTCTCCCGCAAGACAACCGTCGCCATCGCGACCTTTGTAGTGGGGTTTGTGCTGCAGTCTGGTGGCTTCATCAAAGGCAGCCTTGAGCAGCCGCCGGAAGCGGTTCACACCATCGCCATGACGCTGTTTATCGGCACCACCGGGCTGTTACTGCTGGCCCTGTGGCAGGCGCTGACCTTCCGCCTGAATAAGAAAACACACGGGCTGTTTGTCGAAGAGATGGAGCGCATGAAGCAGAACGGTAAACCTGGCGATGTGACCCCGGAAGTGCGCCATATTGTTGAGGATCTGACCGGTGTTTCTTATGACACCCTGTGGCCGGAGACAACACCGGAAGCAAAACCGGCGACCGGACACTATAGTTCAGCCACCTCGTAA
- a CDS encoding EmmdR/YeeO family multidrug/toxin efflux MATE transporter: MNIQLPFRRLVSGTSWFRHRKGYKTLFWREITPLAVPIFLENTCVLLMGVLSTFLVSWLGKEAMAGVGLADSFNMVVLAFFAAIDLGTTVVVAFSLGQRKGARARAAARQSLVIMTIFAIVLAGVVHIAGDAIVNVIAGEASPQVKVLALSYLQYTAWSYPAAAIALIGSGALRGAGNTRIPLLINGGMNILNIMISSVLIYGALGWPGLGFAGAGLGLTVSRYIGAVAIIYVLMVGVNPALRIHPRSYFRPLDMAILRDVLGIGVPASVESVLFTGGKLLTQMFVAGMGTNVIAGNFIAFSFAALINLPGNALGSASTIITGRRLGKGQIGQAERQLRHVFWMSTFILTAIAWLTAPFAGVIASFYTREQDVIDVVKILLWMNAAFMPIWAASWVLPAGLKGARDARFAMWVSMLGMWGCRVVAGYILGIHFGFGVVGVWLGMFLDWAVRAVFFYWRMVSGRWLWKYPRPPKHTG, translated from the coding sequence GGGGTGCTGAGCACCTTCCTGGTCAGCTGGCTGGGAAAAGAGGCGATGGCCGGGGTCGGGCTGGCAGACAGCTTTAACATGGTGGTGCTGGCGTTCTTTGCCGCAATTGACCTCGGGACCACGGTGGTGGTGGCGTTCAGCCTGGGCCAGCGTAAAGGCGCCCGGGCGCGGGCCGCCGCCCGCCAGTCGCTGGTGATTATGACCATTTTCGCCATTGTGCTGGCCGGGGTGGTGCATATTGCCGGCGATGCGATAGTCAATGTCATTGCCGGAGAGGCCAGCCCCCAGGTTAAGGTGCTGGCGCTGAGTTATCTGCAGTATACCGCCTGGAGTTACCCGGCCGCAGCCATTGCCCTGATCGGCAGCGGCGCGCTGCGCGGGGCCGGGAATACCCGCATTCCGCTGCTGATTAACGGCGGCATGAATATCCTCAATATTATGATCAGTAGTGTGCTGATTTACGGTGCGCTGGGCTGGCCGGGGCTGGGGTTTGCCGGGGCCGGGCTGGGGCTTACGGTATCGCGCTATATTGGCGCGGTGGCGATTATCTACGTGCTGATGGTGGGGGTTAACCCCGCACTGCGTATCCACCCGCGCAGCTATTTCCGGCCGCTGGATATGGCCATTTTGCGAGATGTGCTGGGGATCGGTGTTCCCGCAAGCGTAGAGTCCGTCCTGTTTACCGGCGGTAAACTGCTGACCCAGATGTTCGTGGCCGGTATGGGCACCAATGTGATTGCCGGTAACTTTATTGCCTTCTCGTTTGCGGCCCTGATCAACTTACCCGGGAATGCCCTCGGCTCCGCCTCAACCATTATTACCGGACGGCGTCTCGGGAAGGGGCAGATAGGCCAGGCCGAACGCCAGTTGCGCCACGTTTTCTGGATGTCGACATTTATCCTTACCGCCATCGCCTGGCTGACGGCGCCATTTGCCGGTGTGATCGCCTCTTTTTATACTCGCGAGCAGGACGTTATCGATGTGGTGAAAATTCTGCTGTGGATGAATGCGGCGTTTATGCCTATCTGGGCGGCCTCCTGGGTTCTGCCTGCCGGGCTGAAAGGGGCGCGGGATGCGCGTTTTGCCATGTGGGTTTCCATGCTCGGCATGTGGGGCTGCCGGGTGGTGGCTGGTTATATTCTCGGGATCCATTTCGGCTTTGGCGTGGTTGGGGTATGGCTGGGGATGTTCCTTGACTGGGCGGTACGGGCGGTCTTTTTCTACTGGCGTATGGTCAGCGGGCGCTGGCTGTGGAAGTATCCGCGGCCGCCGAAACATACCGGCTGA
- the uxuA gene encoding mannonate dehydratase, with protein sequence MQMTMRWFGPDEDKVTLENIRQVPGVEGVVGALYDVPVGEVWPLDKIEALVGQAHRAGLKMEVIESVNIHDDIKIGTPERDRYIANYQQTIRNLAKFGVKVICYNFMPVFDWMKTDMNYVLPDGSLTMAFEKKDIDKSLEEVVREVLDNANGFALPGWEPERLAKVQELFARYQDVDDDKLRENLVYFLKAVVPVCEEVGVKMAIHPDDPPYSIFGLPRIIKNREDLDWLCNAVDSEANGITLCTGSIAEDPDNDVCEILAEFTRRKRIHFAHVRNIKIIKDKDFYESAHPSQYGSLDMYRVMQALHDNGFDGYIRPDHGRFIWGETGRPGYGLYDRALGVTYLTGLWEALNKQKQPA encoded by the coding sequence ATGCAGATGACAATGCGCTGGTTCGGGCCAGATGAAGATAAGGTAACCCTCGAAAATATCCGCCAGGTTCCCGGTGTGGAAGGGGTGGTGGGTGCCTTATATGATGTACCCGTCGGTGAAGTGTGGCCGCTGGATAAAATCGAAGCCCTGGTGGGCCAGGCTCACCGTGCCGGGCTGAAGATGGAAGTCATTGAAAGCGTGAATATTCATGACGACATCAAAATCGGTACGCCGGAGCGGGATCGCTATATCGCCAACTACCAGCAAACCATTCGTAACCTGGCCAAATTCGGCGTGAAAGTTATCTGCTATAACTTTATGCCGGTATTTGACTGGATGAAGACCGACATGAACTATGTGCTGCCGGACGGCTCGCTGACCATGGCTTTCGAAAAGAAAGACATTGATAAGAGCCTGGAAGAGGTGGTGCGTGAAGTGCTGGATAACGCCAACGGCTTTGCCCTGCCGGGCTGGGAGCCGGAGCGTCTGGCGAAGGTTCAGGAGCTGTTTGCCCGCTACCAGGATGTGGATGACGACAAACTGCGTGAAAACCTGGTCTACTTCCTGAAGGCGGTAGTCCCGGTATGTGAAGAAGTGGGCGTGAAGATGGCGATCCACCCGGATGATCCGCCGTACTCTATCTTTGGCCTGCCGCGGATCATTAAAAACCGCGAGGATCTCGACTGGCTGTGCAACGCGGTAGACTCCGAAGCGAACGGTATTACCCTGTGCACCGGCTCGATTGCGGAAGATCCTGATAATGACGTGTGTGAAATTCTGGCTGAGTTTACCCGCCGTAAACGCATCCATTTTGCCCACGTGCGCAATATCAAGATTATTAAAGATAAAGACTTTTATGAGAGCGCCCACCCGTCACAGTACGGCTCCCTGGATATGTACCGGGTGATGCAGGCACTGCACGACAACGGTTTCGACGGCTATATCCGTCCGGACCACGGGCGCTTTATCTGGGGTGAAACCGGCCGCCCGGGTTATGGTCTCTATGACCGTGCACTCGGTGTGACTTACCTGACGGGCCTGTGGGAAGCGCTGAACAAGCAAAAACAGCCTGCATAA